From the genome of Aspergillus chevalieri M1 DNA, chromosome 8, nearly complete sequence, one region includes:
- a CDS encoding uncharacterized protein (COG:L;~EggNog:ENOG410PI7H), which translates to MIKLARFMVVQKALWLDPHVGDIIQMWQAQASTANGTVNGTVNGTVNGTVNGTVNGTVNGTVNGTVNGTVNGTVNGTPNGTVNGMVNGTPNGTPNGTPNGTPASPIAWPLASADAQLADIDEGCDSASPTRSTPTTVHDRPSFHDHVQQMVSRFMIRGTHGPMQTLLDWRTYGLKIHYNSTAPGHVAWMGADELLYKDLHFTMGEFRGFIHRLVGATRELLCELLCIADGSSSAHTPSTMPLPAIPWQGLYDDPTQGHPGWNFCMIAGPGGPWMAGGG; encoded by the coding sequence atgatcaagcttgcgcggttcatggtggtgcagaaggcactgtggttggatccccatgtgggggacattattcagatgtggcaggcacaggctagcacggcgaatggcacagtgaatggcacagtgaatggcacagtgaatggcacagtgaatggcacagtgaatggcacagtgaatggcacagtgaatggcacagtgaatggcacagtgaatggcacagtgaatggcactccgaatggcacagtgaatggcatggtgaatggcactccgaatggcactccgaatggcactccaaatggcacaccggctagcccaatagcatggccgttggccagtgcagatgcccaactggccgatatcgatgagggctgtgatagtgccagtcccacacgctccacccccaccacggtgcacgatcgcccgtcatttcatgaccatgtgcagcagatggtcagccgcttcatgatccgtggcacccatgggcccatgcagacattgctcgactggcgcacatatgggttgaagatccattacaatagcacggcgccgggccatgtggcgtggatgggagccgatgagctgttgtacaaggatctgcatttcacgatgggtgaattccgtgggttcatccacaggctggttggggccacacgggagctgctgtgtgaactattatgtattgccgatggttccagcagcgcccacaccccaagcaccatgccgctgcccgccatcccgtggcagggcttgtatgatgatcccacccaggggcacccgggctggaacttttgcatgatcgccggacccggtggcccgtggatggccggtggtggatga
- a CDS encoding uncharacterized protein (COG:L;~EggNog:ENOG410PI7H) codes for MGQLARRSQQTVQRCGTGICMEAARTEAGQTPYRPLQAYMDETSVQKHVQAWQQVLGFIARTQATQAGQGMPEWCGPLPVYGMTARQQRKWQMLWQLAMPTMARPQQAPHRARARAVHMFPGAGRILEQGGNPGSYRATEGRGVSPGDQPTAGHGVSPEHVEEAEETGNAGSTEPAWMMSPMERACLEFCIELLNQRHRAHEYESPLVCAMAVLGWGETGWRDPDSYPPFYRG; via the coding sequence ATGGGCCAGTTGGCCCGGCGGAGCCAGCAGACCGTGCAGCGGTGTGGAACCGGCATTTGTATGGAGGCGGCCCGGACCGAGGCCGGACAGACCCCATACCGGCCGCTCCAGGCGTACATGGATGAAACCAGTGTCCAGAAGCATGTGCAGGCGTGGCAGCaagtgttgggcttcattgcacgcacacaggccacccaggccgGACAGGGCATGCCGGAGTGGTGTGGTCCGCTGcccgtgtatgggatgaccgcgcggcagcagcggaagtggcagatgttgtggcagcttgccatgcccaccatggcgaggccccaacaggcgccccatcgagcccgggctcgggcggtccatatgttccccggggccggtcggatcctagagcagggtgggaaccccggcagttatcgggccacagaggggcgtggggtgagccccggagatcagcccacagccgggcatggggtgagccccgagcatgtggaagaagcagaggagactggcaatgcaggcagcaccgagccggcatggatgatgagcccaatggagcgtgcctgcttggagttttgcattgagctgctcaaccagcgccaccgtgcccatgaatatgaaagcccccttgtgtgtgccatggcggtgctcggctggggggagactgggtggcgtgatcccgacagttaccccccattttatcgcggatga
- a CDS encoding uncharacterized protein (COG:L;~EggNog:ENOG410PI7H) — protein sequence MRRGAIHGPLVAQYLARVARFKEKLAVAIHMTAGQPARAPELLSVQYVNTPNNQFRNVFIEDGMVTLVTAYHKGFHASNDSKLIHRYVPRAVGELVVWYMWLAMPFIDQLTAWQAGTAHGTVNGTLNGMSNGTSNGMSNGTSNGTLNGTQAGTVNGMVNGTVNGMSNGTSNGTSNGTANGISNGTLNGTTNSIPIGTRAGTVNGTVNGTPIGTQAGTSNAMSNGTSNGTRAGTVNGTSNSTLNGTWNGTPNGTVNGMLNGRLNGTSNSTSNGTPNGTANGTSNSTLNGTWNGTRAGTVNGTLNGTVNGILNGTLIGTQAGTLNGTRAGTVNGMVNGTVNGMSNGTSNGTSNGTANGTSNSTLNGTTNSIPIGTRAGTVNGTVNGTPIGTQAGTSNAMSNGTTIGTLNGTANGTLNGTLIGTSNGTPAWQPPAHIYGAPTRACSGHGPPSDSGRC from the coding sequence atgcgccggggggcgatccacggcccattggtggcacagtatctggcccgggtggcccggttcaaggagaaactggccgtggccatccatatgacggcggggcagccggcacgggcccccgagctgctcagtgtgcagtatgtcaacacgccgaacaaccaattccgcaatgtgttcattgaggatgggatggtgacactggtgactgcataccacaagggcttccatgcgagcaacgacagcaagctgatccaccggtatgtgccacgggcggtcggggagttggtggtgtggtatatgtggctggcgatgccattcattgaccagttgacagcgtggcaggccggcactgcgcatggcacggtgaatggcacattgaatggtatgtcgaatggcacatcgaatggtatgtcgaatggcacatcgaacggcacattgaatggcacacaagccggcacggtgaatggcatggtgaatggtacagtgaatggcatgtcgaacggcacatcgaacggcacatcaaacggcacagcgaatggcatatcaaacggcacactgaatggcacaacaaacagcataccgattggcacacgagctggcacagtgaatggcacagtgaatggcacaccgattggcacacaggccggcacatcaaatgccatgtcgaatggcacatcgaatggcacacgagctggcacagtgaatggcacatcgaacagcacattgaacggcacatggaatggcacaccaaatggtacggtgaatggcatgttgaatggtagactgaacggcacatcaaacagcacatcgaacggcacaccaaatggcacggcgaatggcacatcaaacagcacattgaatggcacatggaatggcacacgagccggcacggtcaatggcacactgaatggcacggtgaacggcatactgaatggcacactgattggcacacaagccggcacattgaatggcacacgagccggcacggtgaatggcatggtgaatggtacagtgaatggcatgtcgaacggcacatcgaacggcacatcaaacggcacagcgaatggcacatcgaacagcacattgaacggcacaacaaacagcataccgattggcacacgagctggcacagtgaatggcacagtgaatggcacaccgattggcacacaggccggcacatcaaatgccatgtcgaatggcacaacgattggcacactgaatggcacggcgaacggcacactgaatggcacattgattggcacgtcgaacggcacaccggcatggcagcccccagcccatatttatggggccccgacccgggcatgcagcggccatggacccccgagcgattccgggaggtgttga
- a CDS encoding uncharacterized protein (COG:L;~EggNog:ENOG410PI7H), with amino-acid sequence MRKHWRQVHQWSQQTRRGRVGQRERTQGAAELRRSFTTVAWQQIFPSGPGSHYIHIRFPEGHPPPPLPPADQAQRAVDAIITAWDQARTAQEQQAVIQADRITDANPWLRRTGWARYLEGVHPQDLLRLVEAPPRSPGSH; translated from the coding sequence ATGCGAAAGCACTGGCGCCAGGTCCATCAATGGTCCCAACAGACCCGCCGTGGCCGGGTTGGCCAGAGAGAGCGCACACAAGGGGCCGCTGAGCTCCGGCGTTCATTCACCACCGTAGCATGGCAGCAGAtcttcccatcgggcccGGGGTCCCATTACATCCATATCCGCTTCCCAGAGGgccacccaccaccaccactgccCCCCGCGGACCAGGCCCAACGGGCCGTCGATGCCATCATCACCGCATGGGATCAGGCTCGAACGGCCCAGGAACAACAGGCCGTCATCCAGGCCGATCGGATCACCGATGCTAACCCGTGGCTCCGCCGGACCGGGTGGGCACGATACCTGGAAGGTGTGCACCCCCAGGACCTGCTCCGGCTGGTGGAAGCGCCCCCGAGGAGCCCCGGATCCCATtga
- a CDS encoding uncharacterized protein (COG:S;~EggNog:ENOG410Q1H7): protein MDSKNKNCAECTRRGRKCQKQFHSEREWDSLHRDQEKLAFDLEEAQRLWLEHSQKMQEAMSKIIRLQKQQRFLKERGGRMLEHDSKLMEQLDEEDPPSAEDLQELERLADEEEAARLAAVSNNPSLTQMMNSPSFWENFDSAVAGGIPSPTGDNPSSSR, encoded by the coding sequence ATGGATTCAAAGAACAAGAATTGTGCTGAATGTACCCGTCGTGGTCGCAAATGTCAAAAACAATTTCATAGTGAACGTGAGTGGGATTCTCTTCATCGAGACCAGGAGAAGCTGGCTTTTGATCTTGAAGAAGCCCAGCGTCTCTGGTTGGAGCATTCCCAAAAGATGCAAGAGGCGATGTCAAAAATTATTCGCCTTCAAAAACAACAGAGGTTTCTTAAGGAACGTGGTGGTCGCATGTTGGAACATGATTCCAAGCTTATGGAGCagttggatgaggaggatccTCCAAGTGCTGAGGATCTCCAAGAGCTTGAGCGTCttgctgatgaagaagaggctgcTCGTCTTGCTGCAGTGTCAAACAATCCTAGTttgactcagatgatgaattccccttccttctgggagaactttgattctgctgttgctggtggtattccttcaccaactggtgacAACCCGTCAAGTTCgcgatag
- a CDS encoding uncharacterized protein (COG:L;~EggNog:ENOG410PV6B;~InterPro:IPR027417,IPR014001,IPR001650,IPR011545;~PFAM:PF00271,PF00270;~TransMembrane:1 (o313-336i);~go_function: GO:0003676 - nucleic acid binding [Evidence IEA];~go_function: GO:0005524 - ATP binding [Evidence IEA]) encodes MDADQWMAHMTDLQAGHSSHVAGMVYGRQLMEQAGTTSHRRAMFRQSSVDWHQFLGFGCGTGVPGDVHADIDAGGLRAGLVDEGSCPSRCPGQEQVRACLVDDPSQERVRACLVNDPGQERVRARLVNDPSQQAVRARLVDEGSCPIHHPGQERVRACLVDDPGQERVRARLVDDPGQERVRARLVDEGSCPIHHPGQEQVRARLVDEGSCPIHHPGQEQVRACLVNDPSQERVRARPVLGKRKRAPWQVEAEEHHMERRHQLQTMDMAAALQQMTGQAGMQFQGIQAPAMAAIQQGKSPVVAVMPTGGGKSMLFMLPAWAVPGGTTIVVVPLISLRQDMQQRGRRLGIPCMAWDRQQPCDEAAIVLVTPESAVTPDFHSFINRLVVMQRLDRVVIDECHIIMNQQKNFRSAMAQLGKLVRARTQMVFLTATLPPEMEPEFSQRIHHPQDQIDIYRARTSRGNVAYGVWRPPIPHTAPHGYGWEQDARIIQFLQAQLQWARARGGKMVIYANRVHQVQAMAAVLGCEAYFSGQVDRGGILGRFMGGDSTVLCATSALGMGVDIPNIRVIIHLGTPRTLLDYAQESGRAGRDGKASQAIIIQPAGWAEDERQLGTPEVEGELVQQYMGVVAGRGCRRVVLDDYLDGTVNGYRRQHCGDDGDEQACDGCNVQWHVGDVGGDEAGHEAGHEAGHEAGCVGLHHGPGQAVRPVLGLADDPDWRARSATRRSNGRGLRRGMEYDSSRAAGSCRPSRSRSHSPRRSYCPRWSHSHSPSHSHSPSHSPSHGQHQRQWAAADIQFRRQQSQAWLDEEFGEQEAQQWRDRCYICAMAQADDQHDLYSCRHARSQAAKQWMLQVRRRIQYSRFSGCFSCGMPQTICAGWEPGGQCQYRGVLIPMVAMMLHGPWGVGIREAWQRRLVGLQVDGADIGAVIGWLGQRSRAGHSQLFEEFCWLRRVSQEVELGLELGGREMEDWPGP; translated from the coding sequence atggatgcggaccagtggatggcgcatatgacggatttacaggcgggccattcatcgcacgtggcggggatggtatatgggcggcagctgatggagcaggcgggcacaacaagccaccggcgggcgatgttccggcagtccagtgtggattggcaccagtttctggggttcggctgcggcacgggggttccaggagatgtccatgccgacattgatgccggtgggcttcgggctggcttggtggatgaaggcagctgtccaagccgctgtcccggtcaggaacaggttagggcttgcttggtggatgatcccagtcaggaacgggttagggcttgcttggtgaatgatcccggtcaggaacgggttagggctcgcttggtgaatgatccaaGTCAGCAAgcggttagggctcgcttggtggatgaaggtagctgtccaattcaccatcccggtcaggaacgggttagggcttgcttggtggatgatcccggtcaggaacgggttagggctcgcttggtggatgatcccggtcaggaacgggttagggctcgcttggtggatgaaggtagctgtccaattcaccatcccggtcaggaacaggttagggctcgcttggtggatgaaggtagctgtccaattcaccatcccggtcaggaacaggttagggcttgcttggtgaatgatcccagtcaggaacgggttagggctcgccccgtgctcgggaaacgcaagcgggccccatggcaggtggaggctgaggagcaccacatggagcggcgccaccagctgcagaccatggacatggccgctgcgctgcagcagatgaccggtcaggccggcatgcagttccagggcatccaggcacccgccatggcggcgatccagcagggcaagagccccgtggtggcagtcatgcccaccggcggtgggaaaagcatgttattcatgttgcccgcgtgggccgtccccgggggcaccaccattgtggtggtgccattgatctcgctgcggcaggatatgcagcagcggggccggcggctaggcatcccatgtatggcatgggaccggcagcagccatgtgatgaagcagccattgtgctggtcacaccggaatcggctgtcacccccgatttccattcattcatcaaccggttggtggtgatgcagcggctggaccgggtggtgattgatgaatgccacatcattatgaaccagcagaagaacttccggtccgccatggcacagcttgggaagctcgttcgggcccgtacacagatggtgtttttaacggccacattgccccccgagatggaaccggagttcagccagcgcattcaccacccacaggatcagatcgatatatatcgggcccgcacgagccgcggcaatgtggcatatggggtgtggcggccaccgattccacacactgcaccacatggatatggatgggagcaggatgcccggattattcagttcctgcaggcgcagctccagtgggcccgggcccggggggggaagatggtgatatatgccaaccgggtccaccaggtgcaggcgatggcggcggtattgggatgtgaggcgtatttcagtgggcaggtggaccggggtgggattttggggcggttcatgggaggggattccacagtgctttgcgcgaccagtgcattgggcatgggggttgatattccaaatatccgagtgatcattcatcttgggaCGCCCCGGACGTTATTGGATTATGCACAGGAAAGTGGGCGAGCCGGGCGGGATGGGAAGGCCAGCCAGGCGATCATTATCCAGCCGGCGGggtgggcggaggatgagcggCAGCTGGgcacaccggaggtggagggggagctggtgcagcaatacatgggggtggtggcaggTCGGGGGTGCCGGCGGGTGGTACTGGACGATTATCTGGATGGGACGGTGAATGGATAccggcggcagcattgcggggatgacggggacgagcaggcatgtgatgggtgtaatgtgcagtggcatgtaggggacgtgggtggtgatgaggccggGCATGAGGCCGGGCATGAGGCTGGGCATGAGGCCGGGTGTGTGGGCTtgcaccatggcccagggcaggcggttcggccagtgttagggctggcagatgacccagactggcgggcgcgcagtgccacgaggcgttccaatggtcgggggctcaggcgcggaatggagtatgattccagcagagcagcgggctcatgcaggccaagccgaagccggagccatagcccacgccggagctaTTGCCCACGctggagccatagccatagcccgagccatagccatagcccgagccatagcccgagccacggccagcaccagcgccagtgggccgcggccgacattcaattccgccggcaacagtcccaggcatggctggatgaggagtttggggagcaggaggctcagcagtggcgggatcgatgttatatctgcgccatggcccaggcagatgaccagcacgatttatattcatgccggcatgcacgcagccaggCAGCCAAGCAGTGGATGCTGCAGGTTCGCCGGCGGATCCAGTACAGCCGATTCAGCGGGTGTTTTTCATGTGGGATGCCGCAGACGATATGCGCCGGGTGGGAGCCAGGAGGCCAGTGTCAGTACCGGGGGGTTTTGATCCccatggtggcgatgatgctgcatgggccatggggggtgggcattcgggaggcatggcagcggcgactggtgggattgcaggtcgacggcgcggacattggggcggtgattgggtggctggggcagcgcagccgggcgggccatagccagttgtttgaggagttttgttggctgcggcgggtgagtcaggaggttgagttggggttggagttgggaggcagagagatggaggattggccaggaccatag